A genomic stretch from Candidatus Methanomassiliicoccus intestinalis Issoire-Mx1 includes:
- a CDS encoding RuBisCO large subunit C-terminal-like domain-containing protein, with the protein MEYSNKYLHLGEEIDPDDYVICKYKIATNLEMSNAAAAIAAEQSTGTWTGISTLNEEIFELYSGRVTAVEGDIATIAYPKEDFSLDIGGIPQVLSVISGNLFGLDALNGVRLEDVFFPKSMLNDFLGPRFGAEGLREVLKRPEKPLVGTIVKPKIGLSPKETANYIYEAGMGGLTNGKDDETLSNQKFCPIEDRVVAVAEAIDRVKDESGHIMVHAINVSTKGHEIVEVAERVQELGASEIMVDVITCGFAAVQALREDPSIKVPIHVHRTMHGAITKNKDMGVSMNVFAKLVRMCGGDALHIGTFGVGKMTGSTTEDIANQQACIGRDVPYKEVLPVCSGGMHPGLVEKLVEIAGTNIQIQAGGGVAGHPGGVRKGAMALSQAVDAAYEKIPASEYRKTHVELDQALSKWGSA; encoded by the coding sequence ATGGAGTATTCTAATAAGTATCTTCATCTGGGTGAAGAAATAGATCCGGATGACTATGTAATATGTAAATACAAGATTGCCACGAATCTTGAGATGAGTAATGCAGCTGCAGCGATCGCAGCTGAACAGTCTACAGGAACTTGGACCGGAATATCTACACTAAATGAAGAAATCTTTGAGTTATACAGTGGAAGAGTGACTGCTGTGGAAGGGGATATTGCTACAATAGCATATCCAAAAGAAGATTTCAGTTTAGATATCGGTGGAATACCCCAGGTCCTGAGTGTAATCTCCGGAAATCTGTTTGGATTAGATGCTTTAAACGGAGTACGCTTAGAGGATGTCTTTTTCCCAAAATCAATGCTCAACGATTTTCTCGGACCCAGGTTTGGGGCAGAGGGATTAAGAGAAGTCCTCAAGAGGCCTGAAAAACCCCTTGTAGGTACCATCGTTAAGCCCAAGATCGGGCTGTCGCCGAAGGAAACTGCGAACTACATATATGAAGCTGGAATGGGCGGTCTGACCAATGGTAAAGATGATGAGACCCTTTCCAATCAGAAGTTCTGCCCTATTGAAGACAGAGTAGTTGCAGTGGCAGAAGCCATCGACCGCGTGAAGGATGAAAGCGGCCACATAATGGTTCATGCAATAAATGTGTCTACAAAAGGTCATGAAATTGTAGAAGTGGCTGAAAGAGTGCAGGAGTTAGGAGCCAGTGAGATCATGGTAGATGTAATTACATGCGGATTCGCTGCAGTCCAGGCACTCAGAGAGGATCCATCGATAAAAGTGCCGATTCATGTCCACCGTACAATGCACGGCGCTATAACCAAAAACAAAGACATGGGCGTATCCATGAATGTTTTTGCAAAGCTTGTCAGAATGTGCGGCGGAGATGCACTCCATATTGGAACATTCGGAGTAGGTAAAATGACTGGATCTACCACAGAAGATATTGCTAACCAGCAGGCATGCATCGGCAGAGATGTTCCGTACAAGGAAGTCCTTCCAGTATGCTCTGGAGGAATGCATCCGGGGCTTGTTGAGAAACTGGTGGAAATCGCTGGAACAAACATTCAGATACAGGCCGGCGGAGGAGTTGCAGGACATCCCGGCGGAGTCCGGAAAGGTGCTATGGCATTATCTCAGGCGGTTGATGCTGCATACGAAAAGATTCCTGCCAGTGAATATCGTAAAACTCACGTAGAACTCGATCAGGCATTAAGCAAATGGGGATCGGCATGA
- a CDS encoding ribose 1,5-bisphosphate isomerase yields MKLDETAESIRTMNIRGAGLIARSAAEALKELAEEYNGESLIEFTELLNKGRDTLVNSRPTAVSLWNAVQATLKNVKNAEDVTSLKEIVSRDADIFISNSKKAVETIGRIGANRIKDGDVVLTHCNSKAALSVIKTAYEQGKNISVYATESRPWKQGLLTVKDLSDAGIPVTMIVDSAVRWIMKEIDIAVVGADTICSNGALINKIGTSQIGLAAHEARVPMMVCAESYKFSPKTMEGEIVEIEERDTSEVAENLPPNVRIRNPVFDSTPAEYIDCIATEIGLISPYAAYEVIVNKLGHECLFETEG; encoded by the coding sequence ATGAAACTCGATGAGACCGCCGAGTCCATACGGACGATGAATATAAGGGGTGCAGGACTGATAGCCCGCAGCGCTGCAGAAGCGTTAAAAGAGCTGGCTGAAGAGTATAATGGAGAGTCCCTCATAGAGTTCACGGAACTTCTCAACAAGGGTAGAGATACATTGGTAAATTCCAGGCCGACTGCTGTTTCTCTGTGGAATGCTGTTCAGGCAACTCTGAAGAATGTTAAAAATGCAGAAGATGTGACAAGTTTAAAAGAAATAGTCTCCAGAGATGCTGATATATTCATATCTAATTCTAAGAAAGCAGTTGAGACAATCGGCAGAATAGGTGCCAATAGAATCAAAGATGGAGATGTCGTACTTACACACTGCAACAGCAAGGCTGCTCTAAGTGTCATAAAAACAGCGTATGAGCAGGGCAAGAATATCTCAGTGTATGCTACTGAATCCAGACCCTGGAAGCAGGGACTGCTGACAGTAAAAGATCTGTCCGATGCAGGGATTCCCGTCACGATGATTGTGGATAGTGCAGTCAGGTGGATTATGAAAGAGATAGATATTGCAGTAGTAGGTGCTGATACAATATGTTCCAACGGCGCACTGATAAACAAAATTGGCACGTCACAGATAGGGCTGGCCGCTCATGAAGCCAGAGTTCCGATGATGGTTTGCGCTGAAAGTTATAAATTTTCACCTAAAACGATGGAAGGGGAGATTGTAGAGATAGAGGAAAGAGATACTTCCGAAGTCGCTGAAAATCTGCCTCCAAATGTAAGGATCAGAAATCCAGTTTTTGATTCCACACCTGCTGAATATATAGATTGTATTGCAACAGAAATCGGACTGATTTCTCCATATGCAGCTTACGAAGTTATAGTAAATAAACTAGGACACGAATGTCTTTTTGAGACGGAGGGATAA
- a CDS encoding AMP phosphorylase — MNLKARYIDMESAEYTCVLHDNDAIELGVREQDRIRIKHERNSIVALLQTTDTVVNQGEVGILGRAYGVLGPERDEIVDVVPTSKPESVKYIKKKMRGEELTTEEIRTIINDIVQHNLSNIELTAYVVALEINGMNIRETADLTMAMVETGDTITFDRGPIFDFHSVGGCPGNKITLIVVPIVAAAGLIIPKTSSRAISSAAGTADIIEVFADVNMDAHKLRTVAEKVGGTLAWGGSMSLSPADDTIIKVEYPLGIDPHAQLLASVMSKKKAAGANCLVIDIPTGAGTKVPTIEEAQAFARDFMDLGEKLGIEVRCAITYGEQPVGRAIGPALEAKEAITILEGSKHPSSVYEKSIGMAAMVLEMGGIKNGEAKAKEILESGQALTKFREIVAAQGGNPNISSSDITVGMYKHDIISAMSGYVNSIKNKQLVQIARAAGSPKDKGAGVVLNKKRGNRVLEGETLYTIYADHEAKLEQAIELARKLDPMVVENMIISKLPNSSKYTVIEETSSNVRSERN; from the coding sequence ATGAATTTAAAAGCCAGATATATTGATATGGAATCCGCTGAATACACCTGCGTACTCCATGACAATGATGCTATTGAACTTGGTGTAAGAGAGCAGGACAGGATCAGGATTAAGCATGAACGCAACTCAATCGTTGCCCTCCTGCAGACAACAGATACAGTAGTAAATCAGGGAGAAGTCGGGATACTAGGAAGAGCCTACGGAGTACTGGGACCTGAGCGTGATGAGATTGTAGATGTCGTTCCGACATCCAAGCCTGAATCTGTAAAATACATAAAGAAAAAGATGAGAGGCGAAGAGCTGACTACTGAAGAGATCAGAACAATCATCAATGATATTGTCCAGCACAATCTCAGCAATATTGAACTGACTGCGTACGTAGTAGCTCTGGAAATAAATGGAATGAATATCCGGGAAACTGCAGATCTTACCATGGCAATGGTTGAAACAGGAGACACCATCACATTTGACCGCGGTCCGATATTTGATTTCCACTCAGTAGGAGGATGTCCTGGCAATAAGATTACCCTGATTGTGGTTCCCATCGTAGCAGCCGCGGGACTCATCATACCCAAGACCTCGTCCAGAGCAATAAGTTCAGCTGCAGGAACCGCAGATATCATAGAGGTTTTTGCAGACGTGAACATGGATGCCCATAAACTGAGAACTGTAGCTGAAAAAGTAGGCGGTACACTGGCATGGGGAGGCTCTATGAGTCTTTCTCCTGCTGATGACACGATAATTAAAGTTGAATACCCTCTTGGAATCGATCCTCATGCCCAGCTTCTTGCATCCGTAATGTCTAAGAAGAAGGCAGCTGGTGCAAACTGTCTTGTGATTGATATTCCAACCGGTGCTGGAACTAAAGTTCCTACCATCGAAGAGGCGCAGGCATTTGCCAGGGACTTTATGGATCTGGGAGAAAAACTCGGAATCGAAGTAAGATGTGCAATAACATATGGGGAACAGCCTGTAGGTAGAGCCATCGGACCAGCGCTGGAAGCTAAGGAAGCCATCACAATTCTGGAAGGTTCAAAGCACCCCAGCAGCGTCTATGAGAAATCCATAGGCATGGCCGCAATGGTGCTGGAAATGGGAGGCATAAAAAACGGTGAAGCCAAGGCCAAAGAGATCCTTGAATCGGGTCAGGCACTGACTAAGTTCAGAGAGATTGTAGCTGCTCAGGGCGGCAATCCAAACATTTCGTCATCTGACATCACCGTTGGGATGTACAAGCATGATATCATTTCTGCAATGTCTGGGTATGTCAACTCTATAAAGAATAAACAACTGGTGCAGATTGCCAGAGCAGCCGGTTCTCCAAAGGACAAGGGTGCAGGAGTAGTACTCAATAAAAAACGCGGAAACAGGGTGCTGGAAGGAGAGACGTTATACACAATCTATGCAGACCATGAAGCCAAACTTGAGCAGGCAATAGAGCTGGCTAGAAAGCTGGATCCCATGGTTGTAGAAAATATGATCATCTCCAAACTGCCGAACTCCAGCAAATACACAGTTATTGAGGAAACTTCGTCAAACGTCCGCAGTGAACGCAATTAA